A part of Acidimicrobiales bacterium genomic DNA contains:
- the upp gene encoding uracil phosphoribosyltransferase → METLVVDHPLVADRLTRLRDQRSEPAVFRPVLDELTTLLVYEATRNLPTQVVEVQTPVGLGRGRRLAVEPVVVPVLRAGLGMLGATLRLLPSADTGFVGMRRDEVTFEPRPYLNTLPELAGRDVLVLDPMIATGGSLEHTIRLIAEEGGMGRVTVVCVVASSVGLDRLTATGLDLRVVCAAVDERLTQAAYIVPGLGDAGDRQFGEA, encoded by the coding sequence ATGGAGACGCTCGTCGTGGACCACCCGCTCGTCGCCGACCGGCTCACCCGGTTGCGGGACCAGCGCAGCGAACCCGCGGTGTTCCGGCCGGTGCTCGACGAGCTGACCACCCTGCTCGTGTACGAGGCCACCCGGAACCTGCCGACGCAGGTGGTCGAGGTGCAGACGCCGGTCGGCCTCGGCCGCGGCCGGCGCCTGGCCGTCGAGCCGGTCGTGGTGCCCGTCCTGCGGGCCGGGCTGGGCATGCTCGGCGCGACCCTGCGCCTGCTGCCCAGCGCCGACACCGGCTTCGTCGGGATGCGGCGCGACGAGGTGACGTTCGAGCCGCGTCCCTACCTGAACACCCTCCCCGAGCTGGCCGGCCGCGACGTGCTCGTGCTCGACCCCATGATCGCCACGGGTGGCTCGCTGGAGCACACCATCCGGCTGATCGCCGAGGAGGGCGGGATGGGCCGGGTGACGGTGGTGTGCGTGGTGGCCAGCTCGGTCGGCCTCGACCGCCTGACCGCCACCGGCCTCGACCTGAGGGTGGTGTGCGCCGCCGTCGACGAGCGGCTCACCCAGGCCGCCTACATCGTGCCCGGCCTCGGTGACGCCGGCGACCGCCAGTTCGGCGAGGCCTGA